In Fodinibius salicampi, a single genomic region encodes these proteins:
- the uvrA gene encoding excinuclease ABC subunit UvrA: MSQTETTSKKQQQDHSNEDRPIIVKGARVHNLKDIDVEIPRNKMTVITGVSGSGKSSLAFDTIYAEGQRRYVESLSSYARQFLERMDKPDVDFMQGISPAMAIQQKTTSSNPRSTVGTTTEIYDYMRLLYARIGHTISPKSGKKVKKDSTKTAIQELLEQFDEGTKFYVLFSIPKHEEKGLEDELTVLKEKGYPRLLHINKENILDLTTDEIDTGEIEPKNYRVLVDRLALKSDDDTRSRIAGSLETAFREGNGRCSVKIRDGKELKYSERFEMDGMEFHEPTPQMFSFNNPFGACDTCEGFGKVSGIDEDLVIPEPDKTIRDGAIAPFTGEKFSRHLRDLIKVAARHSLPIDTPYQDLSKEVKNILWEGKDEYVGIRPFFEDVKSQSYKVHMRVFYSRYRGYSRCPDCEGYRVRKDALHVKVNDKHIGQVAEMTIGHAREFFENLELTDFEKEVADQILFEIRKRLKYLDEVGLSYLTLNRLAKTLSGGESQRISLANSLGSSLIGSLYVLDEPTIGLHPRDNDRLINILKSLRDIGNTVLVVEHDPEMIKSADNIIDIGPFAGVHGGEVVFEGDFEDLLDSPTLTGKYLSERKKIPVPEKRREGSGNSIVLEGASENNLKMLDVEFPLGKFICVTGVSGSGKSTLVHDTLYAAIQKQLGSYKEKIGRHRKVTGVNHIDSVEMVDQSPIGRSSRSNPATYTKAFDGIRDLFSNTRQSKIMGYEPGHFSFNVPGGRCETCQGEGIQKIEMQFMADIELTCEECGGKRYRKDVLQVKYRGKNIHDVLEMSVSEAIEFFVDEERITTRLQPLEDVGLGYLKLGQSAPTLSGGEAQRVKLAKFLSKPAGDHTLYFFDEPTTGLHFEDIAKLLDSFKELVNNGHTVIIIEHNLDVIKSADYIIDIGPEGGFAGGKIVGTGTPEEITKLEDSYTGRYLKEVL; this comes from the coding sequence ATGTCTCAGACTGAAACAACTTCCAAGAAGCAACAGCAAGATCATTCTAACGAAGACCGCCCCATCATTGTTAAGGGAGCACGCGTACACAACCTGAAGGATATTGACGTTGAGATTCCCCGGAATAAAATGACCGTTATCACCGGTGTTTCCGGATCGGGGAAGTCAAGTTTGGCATTCGATACCATTTATGCCGAGGGACAGCGTCGCTATGTGGAGAGTCTCTCCAGTTATGCCCGCCAGTTTCTGGAACGCATGGATAAACCCGATGTGGATTTTATGCAGGGCATTTCTCCTGCTATGGCGATACAACAGAAAACCACCTCCTCAAATCCCCGTTCAACAGTTGGTACCACTACCGAAATTTACGATTATATGCGCCTGCTGTATGCACGCATTGGTCATACTATTTCTCCCAAGTCCGGGAAGAAAGTCAAAAAAGACAGTACCAAAACCGCTATCCAAGAGCTGCTGGAACAATTTGATGAAGGAACTAAATTCTATGTGTTATTTTCTATTCCCAAACATGAAGAAAAGGGGCTGGAAGATGAACTAACGGTATTAAAGGAAAAAGGATATCCCCGACTACTCCATATCAATAAAGAAAATATTCTCGATCTTACGACGGATGAGATTGATACCGGCGAAATTGAGCCCAAGAACTACCGGGTCTTGGTTGACCGACTGGCCCTGAAAAGTGATGACGATACTCGCAGTCGCATTGCTGGCTCTCTTGAAACGGCTTTTCGTGAAGGAAACGGACGTTGTTCAGTTAAAATACGAGATGGTAAAGAGTTAAAGTATAGCGAGCGATTCGAAATGGACGGGATGGAGTTTCACGAACCGACGCCCCAAATGTTTTCGTTCAATAATCCCTTTGGGGCATGTGACACTTGCGAAGGCTTTGGCAAGGTTTCGGGTATTGATGAGGACCTGGTCATTCCAGAACCCGATAAGACTATTCGTGATGGGGCCATTGCTCCTTTCACAGGAGAAAAATTCAGCCGCCATCTTCGCGATCTTATTAAAGTAGCCGCGCGCCACAGTTTACCTATTGATACTCCCTACCAAGACTTGTCAAAAGAGGTTAAAAATATACTTTGGGAAGGTAAAGATGAATATGTCGGTATCCGTCCATTTTTCGAAGATGTAAAAAGCCAGTCATACAAAGTTCATATGCGGGTATTTTATTCCCGTTACCGGGGATACAGCCGCTGTCCTGATTGTGAGGGCTACCGCGTGCGAAAGGACGCCCTCCATGTAAAAGTCAATGACAAACATATCGGTCAGGTAGCCGAAATGACGATTGGACATGCCCGGGAGTTCTTTGAAAACCTAGAGCTTACCGACTTCGAAAAAGAGGTAGCCGATCAAATTTTATTTGAAATTAGAAAGCGCCTAAAATATTTGGATGAAGTAGGTCTTAGCTATCTAACCCTTAACCGTTTGGCCAAAACTCTGAGCGGAGGCGAATCCCAGCGCATTAGTCTGGCTAATTCACTGGGTAGCTCGCTTATAGGCAGCCTTTATGTACTGGATGAACCAACGATTGGACTTCATCCCCGGGATAACGACCGACTCATTAATATTTTGAAGTCACTTCGTGATATCGGAAATACCGTATTAGTAGTTGAACATGACCCTGAAATGATTAAATCGGCTGATAATATCATCGATATTGGTCCTTTTGCCGGTGTACATGGCGGAGAGGTCGTATTTGAGGGGGATTTTGAGGATTTATTAGATTCCCCTACTCTTACTGGAAAATACTTAAGCGAACGAAAAAAGATACCTGTTCCCGAAAAACGACGTGAAGGAAGCGGCAACTCTATTGTGTTAGAAGGAGCATCTGAAAATAATCTTAAAATGCTGGATGTGGAATTTCCACTTGGAAAATTTATTTGTGTAACCGGTGTCTCTGGGTCAGGCAAATCCACTCTGGTTCACGATACCCTTTACGCTGCAATTCAAAAACAACTGGGAAGCTATAAAGAAAAGATTGGCCGGCATCGAAAAGTAACAGGAGTCAATCATATCGATTCGGTAGAGATGGTAGACCAATCCCCTATCGGCCGATCATCGCGATCCAATCCGGCCACCTATACAAAGGCTTTTGACGGTATCCGCGATTTATTCTCTAACACGCGGCAGTCAAAAATTATGGGCTACGAACCCGGACATTTTTCTTTTAATGTGCCCGGCGGACGCTGTGAAACCTGTCAGGGCGAGGGTATCCAAAAAATAGAAATGCAATTTATGGCCGATATTGAACTGACCTGTGAAGAGTGCGGCGGCAAGCGATACCGAAAAGATGTGCTACAGGTTAAGTACCGGGGAAAAAACATCCACGACGTACTGGAAATGTCTGTTTCAGAAGCTATTGAGTTTTTTGTGGATGAGGAACGTATTACTACAAGGCTACAGCCACTTGAAGATGTCGGACTCGGATATCTTAAATTAGGTCAAAGTGCTCCCACCCTTTCCGGTGGAGAGGCACAACGTGTAAAACTGGCCAAGTTCCTGAGCAAGCCGGCTGGGGATCATACGCTCTATTTTTTCGATGAGCCGACCACAGGTCTTCACTTTGAAGATATTGCAAAGCTGCTTGATTCTTTCAAGGAATTAGTGAATAACGGACATACCGTCATCATCATCGAACACAACCTTGATGTAATCAAGAGTGCCGATTATATCATTGATATTGGTCCAGAGGGAGGATTCGCCGGCGGAAAGATTGTAGGTACGGGCACTCCCGAGGAAATTACGAAATTAGAAGATAGTTATACGGGTCGATATTTGAAGGAGGTATTATAG
- a CDS encoding mechanosensitive ion channel family protein yields MQDYSNQIQEFVQNSPALSYKIFLTVAVIFVIWALRLMAIRIVNRQLPEAEDQYRWRKNLTYISVFLGFLIVGRIWFEGLQSIATFLGLLSAGLAIALRDPVSDLAGWLFILWRKPFEVGDRIQLGDVKGDVIDTRIFKFTVLEIGNWVRSDQSTGRVVHVPNHEVFNEPLANYTSDFEFIWNEMQVLVTFESDWSKAKKLLQDIADKHLNQFADEAQRQVQRAQKAYLIHYKHLTPIVYTDVQDSGICLTIRHLTNPRRRRSTSEALWEDILNTFDQHDDIDLAYPTMRIYKEPNTNKNQE; encoded by the coding sequence GTGCAAGATTACTCAAATCAAATTCAGGAATTTGTCCAAAATTCTCCTGCCTTAAGCTATAAAATATTTCTTACGGTAGCCGTCATTTTCGTTATTTGGGCGCTTCGCCTGATGGCCATTCGTATCGTTAACAGACAGCTTCCCGAGGCGGAAGATCAGTACAGATGGCGTAAGAACCTAACTTATATCTCTGTTTTCCTGGGTTTTCTTATTGTGGGACGTATATGGTTTGAGGGACTCCAGTCAATAGCTACATTCCTGGGATTGCTCTCGGCCGGACTTGCAATAGCTCTGAGAGATCCGGTATCCGATTTAGCCGGTTGGCTCTTTATATTGTGGCGCAAACCCTTTGAAGTTGGTGATCGTATTCAGCTGGGCGACGTTAAGGGAGATGTTATTGATACCCGTATCTTTAAATTTACGGTTCTTGAGATTGGAAACTGGGTGCGAAGCGATCAAAGTACGGGCCGTGTTGTGCACGTTCCTAATCATGAAGTATTCAATGAGCCACTGGCGAATTATACCAGCGACTTTGAGTTTATATGGAATGAGATGCAAGTGCTTGTCACTTTTGAAAGTGATTGGTCTAAAGCGAAAAAACTACTGCAGGATATTGCCGACAAGCACTTGAATCAGTTTGCGGATGAGGCCCAAAGGCAGGTACAAAGAGCCCAAAAAGCCTATCTTATCCATTATAAACACTTAACCCCCATTGTTTATACGGATGTACAGGACAGCGGTATCTGCCTTACAATACGCCATTTAACCAATCCCAGAAGACGACGTAGTACAAGTGAAGCACTTTGGGAAGATATCCTCAATACATTCGATCAGCATGATGACATTGACTTAGCTTACCCCACTATGCGTATTTATAAAGAACCGAATACCAATAAGAATCAGGAATAA
- a CDS encoding CPBP family intramembrane glutamic endopeptidase yields the protein MNFFFNEREKRLRAGWRLIIQLVLLFFMAGFLTLGFQSIWQSSLSIASAIPQSIGFICSVWIAARLLDKRPLKHYGLSFNSQWIKDFNAGIIIAATAIGVIFFAEWFMGWLSISGYGWENKTTPYFIAALLSSLTAMLLVGFYEELFSRGYQLLNLTEGLQFPNISQHIAVAGAVIITSVLFGLLHTYNPNASAVSTFNIILAGVVLAVPFVLTGKLGLSAGLHFSWNFTQGSVFGFPVSGSYLDTSLLLIDQKGMDIWTGGAFGPEAGLMGIAGMAIMLGGSYVYILKSGYKNGISSLFLKKNTPTINSDEQAR from the coding sequence ATGAACTTTTTTTTTAATGAAAGGGAAAAACGCCTTCGCGCCGGATGGCGACTTATAATCCAGCTTGTCCTTTTATTTTTTATGGCCGGCTTCCTCACTCTGGGTTTCCAGTCCATTTGGCAAAGTTCCCTATCTATTGCTTCAGCCATTCCTCAATCCATAGGATTCATTTGCAGCGTCTGGATTGCCGCCCGATTACTGGATAAACGTCCCCTTAAACATTACGGATTATCATTTAATTCACAATGGATCAAAGACTTTAATGCTGGTATAATCATTGCCGCTACAGCAATAGGGGTAATTTTTTTCGCTGAATGGTTTATGGGATGGCTTTCCATTTCCGGCTACGGCTGGGAAAACAAAACAACGCCCTATTTCATTGCGGCCCTGTTAAGCTCATTGACTGCAATGCTACTGGTTGGTTTTTATGAAGAACTGTTTTCCCGTGGCTATCAACTTTTAAACCTGACTGAAGGTCTTCAATTTCCCAATATTAGTCAGCATATAGCTGTTGCCGGAGCTGTAATCATTACTTCCGTCTTATTTGGACTACTTCATACATACAATCCAAACGCTTCCGCTGTTTCTACCTTTAATATTATACTGGCAGGGGTAGTTCTTGCCGTTCCCTTTGTATTAACGGGAAAGCTGGGTTTATCTGCAGGTCTTCATTTCAGCTGGAACTTTACCCAAGGCTCCGTATTTGGTTTTCCGGTGAGCGGCTCGTACCTAGATACTTCCCTTTTACTGATTGATCAAAAAGGGATGGACATTTGGACCGGTGGAGCTTTTGGTCCGGAAGCAGGATTAATGGGAATCGCCGGAATGGCAATAATGTTAGGGGGTTCATACGTTTATATATTGAAATCGGGATATAAAAATGGTATTTCCAGCCTATTTTTAAAGAAAAATACGCCAACCATAAATTCAGATGAGCAAGCCCGATAA
- a CDS encoding aminotransferase class I/II-fold pyridoxal phosphate-dependent enzyme encodes MDLFDKLEGRPGPLGEFTSEGYGYYTFPKLEGPLGPTMKFNGDDVIVWSINDYLGIGSNEEVKDYDKNIAQDYSLSSPMGARLMTGNSTEHEKLEEELADFVHKPDSLLLNYGYQGIMSVIHALVDRNDFLIYDELSHACIVDGKQLAMAEKFVFKHNDIESFEKQLERAHRNAKPNSSVLVVTEGAFGMTGDLGILEEMIALKEKYPFRLLVDDAHGVGTMGEDGSGTGTHLGCHDGIDLYFGTFAKAFALIGAFVATEKRAVEFLKANVRSQIFAKSVPMPIVKSARKRLEMIRKNPQWREKLWENTNMLREGLREIGYNVLPAECPVTPVLTKGSTDLCQLIMRKLREEHGIFVSGVTYPVVPKGTVLIRLIPTAAHTEEHIKKTLKGFEAIKDVALKEVKAEEKKRMTA; translated from the coding sequence ATGGATTTATTTGACAAGCTTGAGGGAAGGCCCGGACCATTGGGTGAGTTCACCTCAGAAGGATATGGTTATTATACATTTCCCAAATTAGAAGGTCCCTTGGGTCCTACAATGAAGTTTAATGGCGATGATGTAATCGTTTGGAGTATTAATGATTATTTAGGAATTGGCAGTAACGAAGAAGTAAAGGACTATGACAAGAATATTGCACAGGACTATAGTCTGAGTAGTCCTATGGGAGCCCGTTTAATGACTGGCAACTCTACCGAGCACGAAAAGCTCGAGGAAGAACTGGCTGACTTTGTTCATAAGCCTGATTCTTTGTTGTTGAACTATGGGTATCAGGGCATTATGAGCGTTATTCATGCTTTAGTCGATAGAAATGATTTTTTGATTTACGATGAGCTGAGCCATGCATGTATTGTAGATGGAAAACAATTGGCGATGGCCGAAAAGTTTGTATTCAAGCACAACGATATAGAAAGCTTTGAAAAGCAGCTCGAGCGTGCCCATAGAAATGCGAAGCCGAATTCTTCGGTATTAGTGGTAACAGAAGGAGCTTTTGGAATGACGGGCGATCTGGGTATTCTGGAAGAGATGATCGCCCTCAAGGAAAAATATCCTTTCCGCCTGCTTGTGGATGATGCCCATGGAGTAGGAACCATGGGTGAAGACGGTTCCGGAACGGGCACCCATCTTGGGTGCCATGATGGTATTGACCTTTATTTTGGGACCTTTGCCAAAGCTTTTGCATTAATTGGAGCTTTTGTTGCAACTGAAAAACGAGCCGTTGAATTTCTGAAAGCGAATGTTCGCAGCCAGATTTTTGCCAAGTCCGTACCGATGCCAATTGTAAAATCGGCGCGTAAACGTCTGGAAATGATCAGAAAGAACCCCCAGTGGAGAGAAAAGTTGTGGGAGAATACAAATATGCTGCGTGAAGGACTCCGGGAAATCGGTTATAATGTATTGCCGGCAGAATGCCCGGTAACGCCCGTACTCACAAAGGGAAGTACAGATTTATGTCAGCTTATAATGCGAAAACTGCGCGAAGAGCACGGCATCTTTGTAAGTGGAGTAACGTATCCGGTTGTTCCAAAGGGAACAGTGCTTATACGTTTGATACCAACAGCCGCACATACAGAAGAACATATTAAGAAAACTTTAAAGGGATTTGAAGCTATTAAAGATGTGGCTTTGAAAGAGGTAAAAGCTGAGGAAAAGAAAAGAATGACAGCATAA
- a CDS encoding alpha/beta fold hydrolase, whose amino-acid sequence MKRLLILTALLLLGFSSLYAQDKQPELGINLEGYEYPYPVEYFTFDSQQQPLKMAFMYEEAKNSNARTVLLFHGKNFNEAYFGQTIEALLAEGFNVLAPDQIGFGKSTKPDYYHYTFQQLAQNTKALADSLNISQTIVLGHSMGGMLATRFSLMYPQTVETLVLENPIGLEDWKKKVPYQGVDHWYQQELEKTYEGVKQYMAESYYDNNWKSEYEEWLYLRTGFIGTTDYERYAWNQALTTDMVFTQPVLYEFSELEVPTVLIIGQRDRTAIGTGLVSDSVAATMGQYPELGKRTAKRIPNATLIELDDIGHLPHMEDFNRFIEALLSNIQ is encoded by the coding sequence TGCTCAAGACAAACAACCCGAACTGGGTATCAACCTGGAAGGATATGAATATCCCTATCCCGTTGAGTACTTTACCTTTGATTCCCAACAGCAGCCATTGAAGATGGCCTTCATGTATGAAGAGGCTAAAAACTCCAATGCCCGGACGGTCCTGTTGTTTCACGGGAAAAACTTTAACGAGGCTTACTTCGGTCAAACGATAGAGGCTTTGCTGGCGGAGGGCTTTAACGTGCTGGCTCCCGATCAAATTGGCTTTGGTAAATCTACCAAGCCCGACTACTATCACTACACCTTTCAGCAGCTGGCCCAAAATACCAAAGCCTTGGCAGATTCGCTGAACATCAGCCAAACAATCGTTTTAGGACACTCTATGGGTGGTATGTTGGCCACACGTTTTTCGCTGATGTATCCTCAAACGGTAGAAACCCTGGTATTGGAAAACCCTATTGGCCTTGAAGACTGGAAGAAAAAGGTCCCCTATCAGGGCGTTGATCATTGGTACCAGCAGGAGCTGGAGAAAACCTATGAAGGCGTCAAACAGTACATGGCGGAGAGCTACTACGACAACAACTGGAAATCTGAATATGAGGAATGGCTTTATCTCCGAACGGGCTTTATTGGCACCACCGACTATGAACGTTACGCCTGGAACCAGGCCCTGACGACGGATATGGTTTTTACTCAACCCGTCCTATATGAATTTTCTGAACTGGAAGTTCCCACCGTGCTCATTATCGGTCAGCGGGACCGTACGGCTATTGGTACCGGCCTGGTTTCCGATTCGGTGGCCGCAACGATGGGTCAATATCCTGAGCTGGGCAAGCGCACGGCCAAACGAATTCCCAACGCTACGCTCATAGAGCTTGATGACATCGGCCATCTGCCACATATGGAAGACTTTAACCGTTTTATTGAAGCCTTGCTTTCGAATATCCAATAA
- the secG gene encoding preprotein translocase subunit SecG, translating to MLYNIILFLIIVVCVLLTIVVLLQPGQGQGLSGGLAGGMQGGAGLGARRTADLLSKATSVLGGALLVLSVLANFAIDRGDVTESAVQERGVEQPVQPNNMNNESQSTPAVPTELPQNQGGNDGGSGSGSDGDN from the coding sequence ATGCTTTATAATATTATTCTATTTCTGATTATTGTTGTTTGTGTACTTTTAACCATTGTTGTTCTGCTGCAACCGGGACAGGGACAAGGTCTTTCCGGAGGACTGGCAGGAGGAATGCAGGGCGGTGCTGGCTTAGGTGCGCGCCGTACAGCTGATCTCTTGTCTAAGGCAACTTCGGTTTTAGGAGGCGCTTTGCTTGTACTCAGTGTTCTTGCCAACTTTGCAATTGACCGGGGAGATGTAACAGAAAGTGCTGTTCAGGAACGTGGAGTGGAGCAGCCGGTACAGCCAAACAATATGAATAATGAATCCCAGAGCACACCTGCTGTGCCTACGGAATTGCCACAAAATCAAGGTGGAAATGATGGTGGCAGTGGCTCAGGTTCAGATGGAGATAATTAA
- a CDS encoding SOS response-associated peptidase, whose protein sequence is MSDRFVFKGTQEDIEQQFNVRTERSDFFESHFNITPGSRITVVYQEEERKIYQFRWGLIPPDAEEERAGNENYETTLDAIEENEWLTECLSKRRCLIPAHGFYKWKTTEKKSTPFFIRLLSNELMAMAGIYSIWKSSTGRDVYSCAVLTTEANALIQPVGDKMPVILDTEQYTAWLGEDQLDEQKLNRLIKPYPMSKMAVNRVSEEVNDTDNNNPELIQPIPK, encoded by the coding sequence ATGAGCGACCGATTTGTATTTAAAGGCACTCAAGAGGATATAGAACAACAGTTTAACGTTCGGACAGAGCGGTCCGACTTTTTTGAATCCCATTTTAATATAACTCCTGGATCACGTATTACGGTTGTGTATCAGGAGGAGGAGCGTAAGATCTATCAGTTCCGATGGGGACTGATTCCACCGGATGCGGAGGAAGAACGGGCGGGAAATGAAAACTATGAAACTACCCTGGATGCTATTGAAGAGAACGAATGGCTTACGGAATGCCTTAGTAAACGGCGTTGCCTGATACCTGCGCACGGATTTTATAAATGGAAAACGACAGAAAAGAAGAGTACCCCTTTCTTTATTCGCCTGCTCTCCAATGAATTGATGGCCATGGCTGGCATCTATTCTATTTGGAAGTCGTCAACGGGGCGGGACGTGTATTCCTGTGCTGTTCTTACTACAGAGGCTAATGCACTTATACAGCCGGTTGGTGATAAAATGCCGGTGATATTGGATACAGAACAGTACACGGCATGGCTGGGTGAAGATCAATTAGATGAACAGAAGCTTAATCGCCTGATAAAACCTTATCCGATGAGTAAAATGGCGGTCAATCGTGTTTCTGAAGAGGTAAATGATACGGATAATAATAACCCTGAACTCATACAACCCATACCCAAATAA
- a CDS encoding DEAD/DEAH box helicase, whose translation MKFEDIKLSPNIMSGLQDVNYTELTELQEKALPKILEGSDALIKAAPGKSKNATFVIPALAKIDGKEEVEGTTTLILTPNSDEAQQIDELVWAAGYHAQVECASIDLDGSEEEQKASLNDAPQVIVANPGPLLSVMQDLRFIFRHIDYLVIDELDKLASLNLIPKVKNILKRVLSEHQTLIFTSELTDEVEAFAKDNLEDGIAIGFDENGVPPMLDKPPTVPQDISQGYIYVPNRMKITTLMAHIEESPNERAIIFTASKRGTDRLYKVLRKNNFKSTSLHDKLSDEKRAQRFANFTNGDVQFLLVGDLSATTMDIDNVKQVINYDVPEDPDEYRYRANLVSRGKASRIVSLVSKQDRNDINKLESELGQSPKELDLPEKVQQKLEERRKKKKESNNRRNGNKQKKQQQKKKKKEMELPRPSYEKLSGGKTGGDKKKDKKSGVIDMLKNLFS comes from the coding sequence TTGAAGTTTGAAGATATTAAGTTAAGCCCCAATATCATGAGCGGGCTTCAGGATGTTAACTACACTGAACTTACCGAACTCCAGGAAAAAGCACTTCCCAAGATACTAGAAGGTAGTGATGCACTGATTAAAGCTGCACCCGGGAAAAGCAAAAATGCTACTTTTGTTATCCCAGCCTTAGCTAAAATTGATGGCAAGGAGGAAGTCGAGGGTACAACCACCCTTATCTTAACACCCAATTCTGATGAAGCTCAACAAATCGATGAGCTCGTCTGGGCAGCAGGCTATCATGCACAAGTTGAGTGCGCTTCTATTGATCTTGACGGTAGTGAAGAGGAGCAAAAAGCTTCTTTAAATGACGCTCCCCAAGTTATTGTAGCGAATCCCGGACCTCTGCTCAGCGTAATGCAAGACCTGCGTTTCATTTTTCGACACATAGATTACCTGGTTATTGATGAGTTGGATAAGCTAGCTTCGCTCAATTTAATACCAAAAGTTAAGAATATTTTAAAGAGAGTTTTGTCTGAACATCAAACGCTCATTTTTACCTCTGAACTAACCGATGAGGTGGAAGCATTTGCCAAAGATAACCTGGAGGATGGCATTGCCATAGGTTTTGATGAAAATGGAGTCCCTCCGATGCTTGACAAGCCCCCGACCGTTCCCCAGGATATCTCCCAGGGATATATTTATGTACCCAATCGGATGAAAATAACTACTCTGATGGCTCATATTGAAGAATCTCCCAATGAGCGGGCGATTATATTTACTGCATCGAAACGAGGTACCGACCGACTGTACAAAGTACTTCGCAAAAATAATTTCAAATCTACGAGTTTGCACGATAAGCTTTCTGACGAAAAGCGGGCTCAACGCTTCGCTAACTTTACCAACGGGGATGTTCAGTTTCTTCTGGTCGGTGATTTATCGGCTACAACCATGGATATTGACAATGTAAAACAAGTAATTAATTACGATGTTCCGGAAGACCCTGATGAATATCGATACCGTGCTAACCTAGTCAGCCGTGGCAAAGCTTCACGTATTGTTTCCCTGGTATCAAAGCAAGACAGAAATGATATTAATAAACTCGAAAGCGAGCTTGGCCAGTCTCCCAAAGAATTAGATCTTCCCGAAAAGGTTCAGCAAAAACTCGAAGAACGCCGTAAGAAGAAAAAGGAATCTAATAATCGGCGTAACGGCAATAAACAGAAGAAACAGCAACAGAAAAAGAAGAAAAAAGAGATGGAACTTCCCCGTCCCAGCTATGAAAAATTGAGTGGTGGCAAAACGGGTGGGGACAAGAAAAAGGACAAAAAGTCTGGTGTCATTGATATGCTTAAAAACCTTTTTTCCTGA
- a CDS encoding DUF4412 domain-containing protein, whose translation MKYLIVLLCGVLMSLTFSIDAEAQLLNRLKKKAQQAAEDKAEQKITERVERASEEMVERSWNSVFGEMSQDSTSGLRLPFTMNSNVTTEDEYHFDTITTMEIKTTGKNGESDPSVIMDMHFNENEMYTGTKFKSEEMSKEDGDLFIIYDFKNSAMLMLMSNNKDQFSFAYDWKEALEHTEQDIDEQEETDWDEVDEWQGYTKIGTKTILGYNCDGYRSETENENIEVWVSRDADFGMNNLFSANANAKQLKGKIPENYPHGMLMEMNTKDLKSGDITTMKVTDIKKDTRVNYVMSDYPTMSLGSMGEQN comes from the coding sequence ATGAAATATCTAATTGTACTTTTATGTGGCGTTTTGATGTCTTTAACCTTCAGTATTGATGCTGAAGCCCAACTTTTGAACAGGCTTAAGAAAAAGGCACAACAAGCCGCCGAAGACAAGGCAGAGCAGAAAATTACTGAGAGGGTTGAAAGAGCTTCCGAAGAAATGGTAGAGCGTTCCTGGAATTCCGTCTTTGGGGAAATGTCACAAGACAGCACCTCCGGTCTACGGCTTCCCTTTACAATGAACAGCAACGTAACCACCGAGGATGAGTACCACTTTGATACCATTACGACAATGGAGATCAAAACCACCGGGAAAAACGGCGAGTCCGATCCGTCCGTTATCATGGATATGCATTTTAACGAAAATGAAATGTATACCGGCACCAAATTTAAAAGTGAAGAAATGAGTAAGGAAGATGGGGACCTTTTTATCATTTATGACTTTAAAAACTCTGCCATGCTCATGTTAATGAGCAACAATAAAGACCAATTTTCTTTTGCCTACGACTGGAAAGAAGCTTTGGAGCACACTGAACAAGACATAGATGAGCAAGAGGAGACGGATTGGGATGAAGTTGATGAGTGGCAGGGATACACTAAAATCGGGACTAAAACCATTCTTGGCTACAACTGTGACGGCTATCGCTCTGAGACGGAGAACGAAAATATCGAAGTATGGGTTAGCCGTGATGCAGATTTCGGTATGAACAATCTATTTAGTGCCAATGCCAACGCTAAGCAGCTAAAAGGTAAAATCCCGGAAAATTATCCACATGGGATGCTCATGGAAATGAATACCAAAGACCTCAAAAGTGGTGATATAACTACGATGAAGGTTACGGATATCAAGAAAGATACCCGGGTGAATTATGTAATGTCCGATTACCCAACTATGAGTTTGGGTTCTATGGGCGAACAAAACTAA